From one Agathobaculum sp. NTUH-O15-33 genomic stretch:
- a CDS encoding tyrosine-type recombinase/integrase yields the protein MTQHYILSLSSLERYHQQLIEDERSPETIVKYLRDIRHFFTFLSADKTVDKETVISYKKHLSQHYKGSSANSMLVAVNGLLTFLGWSECRVKLLRIQRQNFRRADRELTKDEYQRLLHAAKHKQNERLYLLMQTICATGIRVSEHRFITVSAIKTGYARIVNKGKERVVFIPAELKGPLLRFCRAHGVERGPVFVSRSGRPLDRSNIWADMKRLSQKANVPAEKIFPHNLRHLFAITYYQLEKDIIRLADILGHSSVETTRIYTATSGVEQKKLLSRLGLVECG from the coding sequence ATGACGCAGCACTATATTCTCTCTTTAAGCTCGCTGGAACGCTATCATCAACAGCTGATCGAGGATGAGCGCAGCCCGGAGACCATTGTCAAATATTTAAGAGATATACGGCACTTTTTCACCTTCTTATCGGCGGACAAGACCGTGGATAAGGAAACCGTGATATCCTATAAAAAGCACCTTTCGCAGCATTATAAGGGTAGCAGCGCTAATTCCATGCTGGTGGCGGTAAACGGCTTGCTGACGTTTCTGGGATGGAGCGAATGCCGGGTAAAGCTCTTGCGCATACAACGGCAAAATTTCCGGCGAGCCGACCGCGAGCTGACGAAGGACGAATACCAGCGCCTGCTGCACGCGGCAAAGCACAAACAAAACGAGCGCCTGTATCTGCTGATGCAGACGATCTGCGCCACCGGTATCCGGGTAAGCGAGCACCGCTTCATTACGGTGTCGGCAATCAAGACCGGCTATGCGCGCATCGTCAATAAGGGGAAGGAGCGCGTTGTTTTTATTCCCGCGGAACTAAAAGGGCCGCTCCTTCGTTTTTGCCGGGCGCACGGCGTGGAGCGGGGACCTGTGTTTGTATCCCGTTCGGGCCGCCCGCTGGACCGAAGCAATATTTGGGCGGATATGAAGCGCCTGAGCCAAAAAGCGAACGTACCCGCGGAAAAGATATTCCCGCATAACCTGCGGCACCTGTTCGCGATCACGTATTACCAGCTGGAAAAGGATATCATCCGTCTGGCGGATATTCTGGGTCATTCCAGCGTGGAGACCACGCGCATTTACACGGCCACCAGCGGCGTGGAGCAGAAGAAGCTGCTGTCCCGTTTGGGTCTGGTGGAGTGCGGATAA
- a CDS encoding LytR/AlgR family response regulator transcription factor — protein MQYKEKRPFIYGYRHEEQIPDWCKELPEVTKEIMELVYAGRIREAAGFFAPNLIWIGAMEWQFIEGAETMLEMLSAEKGILREVADSEYGVIYADEHCCTVAGRLHARTTGASEMVLASLQRATFQYALFEDGPKAVHIHVSNSFDLTEPGELFPFRAGRETYRYMQEILRKEKKKHKKITVRDIRYNTHIVLADEILFIEAQKPHCILHGVDDTIEVYAKLGELHQKLPVHFVRSHRSFLVNAHYVIGVRRFALHLYGGHVLPIPVKRYTEVREQICKRAIGNVKKVVRDEDLV, from the coding sequence ATGCAGTACAAAGAAAAGCGGCCGTTTATTTACGGCTATCGACATGAAGAGCAAATACCGGACTGGTGTAAGGAATTACCGGAGGTCACAAAGGAGATCATGGAGCTGGTTTACGCGGGCCGGATCAGGGAAGCCGCCGGATTTTTTGCGCCGAACCTGATATGGATCGGTGCGATGGAATGGCAGTTTATCGAAGGCGCGGAAACGATGCTGGAAATGCTATCCGCGGAAAAGGGGATCTTGCGCGAGGTCGCGGATTCAGAATATGGGGTGATCTACGCGGATGAACACTGCTGTACCGTGGCCGGCCGGCTGCATGCGCGAACAACAGGGGCGTCAGAAATGGTGCTGGCGAGCCTTCAGCGCGCCACATTTCAATACGCGCTGTTTGAGGACGGCCCGAAGGCCGTACATATCCATGTTTCCAACAGCTTTGACCTAACGGAGCCGGGCGAACTGTTCCCCTTTCGGGCGGGGCGGGAGACCTACCGCTATATGCAGGAAATTTTGCGAAAGGAGAAGAAAAAGCACAAAAAAATAACCGTGCGGGATATCCGCTACAACACCCACATTGTGCTGGCGGATGAAATCCTATTTATTGAAGCGCAAAAGCCGCACTGCATTCTGCACGGTGTGGACGACACGATCGAGGTGTACGCAAAATTAGGGGAGCTTCACCAAAAGCTGCCTGTGCATTTTGTACGCAGCCATCGCAGCTTTCTGGTAAACGCGCATTACGTGATCGGCGTTAGGCGCTTTGCCCTGCACTTATATGGCGGTCATGTGCTGCCCATACCGGTTAAGCGTTACACGGAGGTGCGGGAGCAGATCTGCAAGAGGGCGATTGGGAATGTCAAAAAGGTTGTTCGGGATGAAGACCTTGTATGA
- a CDS encoding calcium-translocating P-type ATPase, PMCA-type: MDMDGARGLSSAEVEKSRQKHGANELTQGERQSFLRQFLASFGDPIIKILLAALAINVILLFREANWFESVGIALAIFLATFVSTLSEYGSESAFLKLQEEAAAARCRVRRSGLVTEIPIGELVVGDIVLLQAGEGIPADGRLVSGWLSVDQSALNGESAEQRKTPGGAEKDFLSPSGLFRGAIVCAGDGVMCVTSVGDSTFYGSMAREMQESTRESPLKVRLEKLAGVLSKIGLAAGLFVAGADLFNSFFLSCDMDPALIAMQFQNPGAVIGHVLHAATLAITVVVVAVPEGLPMMITVVLSSNMKRMLRDHVLVRKLVGIETSGSLNILFTDKTGTLTRGKLKVSGFVCGNGQRFENLAQMKRHRALWEQFALCCYYNNAAALSGKRALGGNATDRALLEAVAPVPAQIEGRLKTVGVPFDSTRKFSSVRLGGAGAVTLVKGAPEKLLPACVSYLDEQGARHTLASKAALEAEWRGMTNKAMRVLALAVADHPVNGESDLRGLTLIGLVGIRDELRREAPAAIREAQQAGIQIVMITGDNRETAAAIAADAGLLDRTDSLIVTSAELQRMSDDELTRRLPSLRVVARALPTDKSRLVRVAQQCGLVAGMTGDGINDAPALKKADVGFAMGSGTEVAKEAGDIVVMDDNFASITRAVLYGRTIFKSIRKFVIFQLTMNLCAVGVSIVGPFLQIDTPVTVVQMLWINIIMDTLAGLAFAGEPPLPEYMKEKPKKRDEPVLNPYMLHQILWMGIYTIALCLAFLKLPVFQDLYRQSAGPIYLQTGFFTLFILCGVCNSFNTRTYRLNLMANLQRNTLFTVIMGAVVLIQVGLVYWGGTLFRTAPLTMGELALVALLSLTVVPVDLIRKAALRAKGMRGSI; this comes from the coding sequence ATGGACATGGACGGGGCCAGAGGCCTGAGCAGCGCGGAAGTGGAAAAATCGCGGCAGAAGCACGGCGCAAACGAACTGACACAGGGAGAAAGGCAGAGCTTTCTTCGGCAGTTTTTAGCGAGCTTCGGCGATCCGATCATAAAGATCCTGCTCGCCGCGCTGGCGATCAACGTAATTCTATTGTTTCGGGAGGCAAATTGGTTTGAATCGGTCGGCATTGCGCTGGCGATCTTTTTGGCGACTTTTGTATCAACGCTTTCGGAATACGGCAGCGAGTCGGCTTTTTTAAAGCTGCAAGAGGAGGCCGCCGCCGCGCGGTGCCGGGTACGGCGCAGCGGGTTGGTGACCGAAATACCGATCGGCGAGCTGGTGGTGGGCGATATCGTGCTGCTGCAAGCGGGGGAAGGGATTCCCGCGGATGGTAGGCTGGTTTCGGGCTGGCTTTCGGTCGATCAGTCGGCGCTCAACGGCGAAAGCGCCGAGCAGCGCAAAACGCCCGGCGGCGCGGAAAAGGATTTTCTGTCGCCCAGCGGCTTGTTTCGCGGCGCGATCGTCTGCGCGGGCGACGGCGTGATGTGTGTGACCAGCGTGGGCGACAGCACATTCTATGGCAGCATGGCGCGCGAAATGCAGGAGAGCACGCGGGAAAGCCCGCTCAAGGTCCGTTTGGAAAAGCTGGCCGGGGTGCTCAGCAAGATCGGCCTTGCGGCCGGGTTGTTTGTCGCGGGCGCCGACCTATTTAACTCTTTCTTTCTAAGCTGCGATATGGACCCGGCGCTGATTGCCATGCAGTTTCAAAATCCGGGCGCGGTGATCGGCCATGTGCTGCACGCGGCGACACTGGCGATCACGGTCGTCGTGGTGGCTGTGCCCGAAGGCTTGCCGATGATGATCACGGTCGTGCTATCCTCTAATATGAAGCGCATGCTGCGCGACCATGTGCTGGTGCGCAAGCTGGTCGGTATTGAAACGTCGGGCAGCCTGAATATCTTGTTTACCGACAAAACGGGCACGCTGACGCGCGGCAAGCTCAAGGTGTCCGGCTTTGTCTGCGGCAACGGGCAGCGGTTTGAAAATCTGGCGCAGATGAAGCGCCACCGCGCGCTGTGGGAGCAGTTTGCGCTTTGCTGCTACTATAATAACGCCGCCGCGCTTTCCGGGAAACGGGCGCTCGGCGGCAACGCGACCGATCGGGCGCTGCTCGAGGCGGTTGCGCCGGTACCCGCGCAAATCGAGGGCCGTCTTAAGACGGTCGGCGTACCGTTTGATTCGACGCGAAAATTTTCATCGGTACGGCTGGGCGGCGCGGGCGCGGTGACGCTGGTCAAGGGGGCGCCGGAAAAATTGCTGCCCGCGTGCGTATCTTATTTAGATGAGCAGGGGGCGAGACACACCCTTGCCTCCAAGGCCGCGTTGGAAGCGGAGTGGCGCGGCATGACGAATAAGGCCATGCGCGTGTTGGCGCTCGCCGTGGCCGATCATCCGGTAAACGGTGAAAGCGATCTGCGCGGGCTGACGCTGATCGGCCTTGTCGGAATCCGGGACGAGCTGCGGCGCGAAGCGCCGGCCGCGATCCGCGAGGCGCAGCAGGCAGGCATTCAGATCGTTATGATCACAGGCGACAACCGCGAGACCGCCGCGGCCATTGCGGCGGACGCCGGACTGCTCGACCGGACGGATAGCCTGATCGTGACCAGCGCGGAGTTGCAGCGCATGAGCGATGACGAATTGACGCGCCGGTTGCCGTCGCTGCGCGTTGTCGCGCGCGCGTTGCCGACGGATAAAAGCAGACTGGTGCGCGTGGCGCAGCAATGCGGGTTGGTAGCCGGTATGACAGGCGACGGTATCAACGACGCGCCGGCGCTCAAGAAAGCCGATGTCGGTTTTGCCATGGGCAGCGGCACCGAGGTGGCGAAGGAAGCGGGCGATATTGTTGTGATGGACGACAACTTCGCGTCGATCACGCGCGCCGTGCTTTATGGAAGAACGATCTTTAAAAGCATTCGCAAGTTCGTCATCTTCCAGCTTACCATGAATCTGTGCGCGGTCGGCGTTTCAATCGTGGGGCCGTTTCTGCAAATCGATACCCCGGTCACCGTGGTGCAGATGCTTTGGATCAATATCATCATGGATACATTGGCCGGTCTGGCGTTCGCGGGCGAACCGCCTTTGCCGGAATATATGAAGGAGAAACCAAAAAAGAGAGACGAGCCGGTGCTCAATCCTTATATGCTGCATCAGATACTATGGATGGGCATCTACACCATCGCGCTTTGCTTGGCGTTTTTGAAGCTGCCGGTCTTTCAGGATCTGTACCGCCAATCCGCCGGACCGATCTATTTGCAAACCGGTTTCTTTACGCTGTTCATCCTATGCGGCGTATGCAACAGCTTCAATACAAGAACGTATCGCTTGAACCTGATGGCCAACCTGCAAAGAAACACCCTGTTCACCGTCATCATGGGCGCGGTCGTGCTGATACAGGTCGGTCTAGTCTATTGGGGCGGTACGCTGTTCCGCACCGCGCCGCTGACAATGGGGGAGCTGGCGCTTGTCGCACTGCTGTCGCTGACCGTGGTGCCGGTGGACTTGATACGAAAGGCCGCGCTGCGCGCCAAAGGGATGCGGGGATCGATTTAA